One Felis catus isolate Fca126 chromosome D3, F.catus_Fca126_mat1.0, whole genome shotgun sequence DNA segment encodes these proteins:
- the BRI3BP gene encoding BRI3-binding protein, giving the protein MGARASGGPRARPGLLLLLLLLLLGLLAPGAQGARGRGGAEKNSYRRTVNTFSQSVSSLFGEDNVRAAHKFLTRLTERFVLGVDMFIETLWKVWMELLDVLGLDVSNLSQYFSPASVANSPARALLLVGVVLLAYWFLSLTLGFTFSLLHVVFGRFFWIARVILFSMSCVYVLHKYEGEPENAVLPLCFVVAIYFMTGPMGFYWRSSPSGPSVEEKLEHLENQVRLLNIRLNKVLESLDRTNGK; this is encoded by the exons ATGGGCGCGCGCGCCTCGGGCGGGCCCCGGGCCCGGCCCGGGCTCCTGCTGcttctcctgctgctgctgctcggGCTCCTGGCCCCGGGCGCGCAGGGGGCGCGGGGCCGCGGCGGCGCCGAGAAGAACAGCTACCGCCGCACGGTCAACACCTTCTCGCAGAGCGTCAGCAGCCTGTTCGGCGAGGACAACGTGCGCGCCGCTCACAAG TTCCTGACCAGGCTGACCGAGAGGTTCGTGCTGGGGGTGGACATGTTCATCGAAACGCTGTGGAAAGTTTGGATGGAGCTCTTGGATGTTCTTGGACTTGATG TGTCGAACCTGTCCCAGTATTTCAGCCCGGCCTCGGTGGCCAACAGCCCGGCCCGCGCCCTCTTGCTGGTGGGCGTCGTCCTCCTGGCCTACTGGTTCCTGTCTCTGACGCTGGGCTTCACCTTCAGCCTCCTGCACGTGGTGTTCGGCCGCTTCTTCTGGATCGCCCGGGTCATCCTGTTTTCCATGTCCTGCGTCTACGTCCTGCACAAGTACGAGGGGGAGCCGGAGAACGCAGTCCTGCCCCTGTGCTTCGTGGTGGCCATCTACTTCATGACCGGGCCCATGGGCTTCTACTGGCGCAGCAGCCCCAGTGGCCCCAGCGTGGAGGAGAAGCTGGAGCACCTAGAGAACCAGGTCAGACTGCTCAACATCCGCCTCAACAAAGTGCTGGAGAGTCTCGACCGCACCAACGGCAAGTGA